The following are encoded in a window of Peromyscus leucopus breed LL Stock chromosome X, UCI_PerLeu_2.1, whole genome shotgun sequence genomic DNA:
- the LOC114706482 gene encoding heat shock factor protein 3-like: MTVSWFFIPGDGHSFEIVNEEDFCKEILPKYFKHNKISSFIRQLNMYGFRKVIALQSEKTSEKKLSLEFQHPLFKKGGACLLENIKRKVSTIKNEDTSLYSNEFQKILTEMQEIRNIQSNMDARYAQMKQDYSDLCLEITNLRKKYCEQQQLLTQILQCILDLISGNHTGLKKRKRSLSFIPGASDSEWDHQYFHIPDDKKKEAMEIVKDGYELVEDKCKSLLDRVLPILKESKNLISSVDQPSGDDGKDPNMPVPDIPMNEESLTIQLDLTIPFFQEQITEECFVQDPKDFSLELELSPLDSILIAEQSDTLCNSIMNRNKMHHTEGNLVELNSLLSRKAVNYDFDHFSESVSLMENKGERSLLEASGEKDKHVKQCMEKPQLLLLDGTPICDFGENLQDSNDLLLDNLKNPSNVLSALCDHDYVAFNISTTQEDTANTTENIVPQLSAKASEEASAFSFLFLNPVTNSF, encoded by the exons ATGGTTTCCGAAAAGTGATTGCACTGCAGAGTGAAAAGACTAGCGAGAAGAAATTATCTCTGGAATTTCAGCATCCACTCTTCAAAAAAGGAGGAGCCTGTCTTCTTGAAAACATTAAGCGAAAG GTatcaacaataaaaaatgaagataCCAGCCTCTACTCTAATGAGTTTCAGAAAATTCTGACTGAGATGCAAGAGATTAGAAACATACAGAGCAACATGGATGCCAGATATGCACAAATGAAACA GGACTATTCAGACCTATGTCTTGAAATCACAAACCTAAGGAAAAAGTACTGTGAGCAACAGCAGCTGTTAACACAG ATACTCCAGTGTATCTTGGATTTGATAAGTGGAAACCATACAGGcctaaaaaagaggaaaag GTCATTATCATTTATACCTGGAGCTTCAGATTCTGAATGGGATCATCAGTATTTCCATATTCCAgatgacaagaagaaagaagCT ATGGAGATAGTAAAAGATGGTTACGAACTCGTTGAAGACAAATGTAAAAGTCTCCTTGATAGAGTTTTACCAATTTTGAAAGAATCCAAAAACTTAATTTCATCTGTAGACCAGCCAAGTGGAGATGATGG AAAAGACCCTAACATGCCAGTTCCGGACATACCTATGAATGAAGAGTCACTGACCATTCAGTTGGATTTGACCATACCATTTTTCCAAGAACAAATAACTGAAGAATGCTTTGTACAGGACCCAAAGGATTTTTCTTTGGAATTAGAGCTTTCTCCTCTGGATTCAATTTTGATTGCAGAACAATCAGATACTCTGTGTAACAGTATAATGAACAG GAATAAAATGCATCATACTGAAGGAAACTTGGTAGAACTAAATTCATTATTATCTAGGAAGGCAGTGAATTATGACTTTGATCATTTCAGTGAG AGTGTAAGTCTAatggaaaacaaaggagaaagaagtcTGCTTGAAGCCAGTGGGGAAAAAG ACAAACATGTGAAACAATGCATGGAAAAACCCCAGCTTTTACTATTAGATGGTACACCAATATGTGATTTTGGAGAAAATCTTCAAGATTCTAATGACCTCCTTTTGGATAATCTGAAGAATCCATCAAATGTCCTATCAGCCTTATGTGATCATGATTATGTAGCCTTCAATATTTCTACTACACAAGAAGATACTGCAAATACTACTGAAAATATTGTTCCCCAGTTATCTGCAAAAGCCAGTGAGGAAGCCAGTGcattctcatttctctttctcaatCCTGTTACTAATAGTTTTTGA